In Saccharomyces cerevisiae S288C chromosome V, complete sequence, one DNA window encodes the following:
- the BOI2 gene encoding Boi2p (Protein involved in polar growth; functionally redundant with Boi1p; required for fusion of secretory vesicles with plasma membrane at sites of polarized growth and for inhibition of membrane abscission until the end of cytokinesis; interacts with bud-emergence protein Bem1p; contains an SH3 (src homology 3) domain and a PH (pleckstrin homology) domain; relocalizes from bud neck to cytoplasm upon DNA replication stress; BOI2 has a paralog, BOI1, that arose from the whole genome duplication), whose translation MSNDREVPTLSQLNTTVSRDKDVSDTLSPDFDSKGSATGRDGGNFPMYIAINEYFKRMEDELDMKPGDKIKVITDDEEYKDGWYFGRNLRTNEEGLYPVVFTQKITVEKAPTLMRAKSTKRIYSPLTNEDPLLSSTFISENDSNSELPTPQPIETAASISRTANGKIERNLSLKNTMSDIDNALLEFKDDSIGPPDRFINSGRDEEHSITHETILSATDGLDVVESNSKPTTSSSTGFLNGDLENQATLINGIDTTKLNPVEAEFWSPEEITAYFIMEGYDVQSASRFQKHKISGKILLELELVHLKELDINSFGTRFEIFKEIEKIKEAIRTNGRSLNRASKTNNANIYNQLMPPANVDQRASYRGHVRKTSQSLEDLPSQQNFIPTPRNTRNSSASKHRPKSLVFDSQEANANIAPDVQIPQVVEEMAGNENLFVSPRRAPKPPSYPSPAQPPKSPLLNNTRTSPSPAQLYSWQSPTLSFSGPKRTSYIDQYSSSDSNFNSRSALPKNNQGGGKALSPIPSPTRNSVRNEDSEGKLTSSSKRNSVPYYGYAPESSSDRKSSCSSHEEEQFQETMNTFERPTSSIYADGSTIASISNDKLAHEKEGKKKPTRHSSSLSSKSKSDSRRNSSLKRSSSASRTSSFKKSSFMLSPFRQQFTDNAARSSSPEENPITSMPSEKNSSPIVDKKSSKKSRSKRRSVSAKEAEIFTETVKDDKNKRSASEAIKGETLKGKSLRQMTARPVAKKKQTSAFIEGLRSISVKEAMKDADFSGWMSKKGSGAMSTWKTRFFTLHGTRLSYFSSTTDTRERGLIDITAHRVVPAKEDDKLVSLYAASTGKGRYCFKLLPPQPGSKKGLTFTQPRTHYFAVDNKEEMRGWMAALIKTTIDIDTSVPIISSYTTPTVSLSKAQEMLAEAREETKLREQQMLENEEDEDQFLWDQQQLQQQQHDNNQGQADRTISASTQRTSDEDNTISTPNLSSANNTTIGSNGFSSPFLLASGLLSPGVARNSSMRGTEKKGKFSTEEDYFGDNSKHKTDKI comes from the coding sequence ATGAGTAATGACAGGGAAGTACCCACACTCTCGCAGCTCAACACAACTGTCAGCAGAGATAAAGACGTATCGGACACTTTGTCACCGGATTTTGACAGCAAAGGAAGTGCAACCGGGCGTGACGGTGGCAATTTCCCAATGTATATTGCCATTAATGAGTATTTTAAGCGAATGGAAGATGAACTAGATATGAAGCCCGGTGACAAGATCAAAGTAATAACTGATGACGAAGAATACAAGGATGGCTGGTATTTTGGTCGAAATCTGAGAACCAATGAGGAAGGTTTATATCCGGTGGTCTTTACTCAAAAGATAACAGTGGAGAAGGCTCCGACATTGATGAGAGCCAAGTCTACCAAAAGGATATATAGTCCATTAACCAATGAAGATCCTCTTCTTTCCAGCACTTTTATCAGTGAAAACGATTCAAACAGTGAACTGCCAACCCCGCAACCAATTGAAACCGCCGCCTCTATTTCGAGAACTGCCAATGGAAAGATCGAAAGAAACTTGTCTTTAAAGAATACAATGAGTGACATAGACAATGCACTACTGGAGTTTAAAGACGACTCTATAGGTCCACCAGATCGTTTCATCAATTCGGGCAGAGACGAGGAACATAGCATTACGCATGAAACAATTCTATCAGCCACTGATGGACTGGATGTAGTCGAATCTAACAGTAAGCCAACAACGAGTAGTTCTACTGGGTTCCTGAACGgagatttggaaaatcaAGCTACTTTAATTAATGGAATTGATACTACTAAATTGAACCCTGTAGAAGCAGAGTTTTGGTCACCCGAAGAAATAACAGCTTATTTTATTATGGAAGGATACGATGTCCAATCTGCCTCTAGATTCCAGAAGCACAAAATATCGGGTAAAATTTTGTTAGAATTAGAGCTTGTTCATTTAAAAGAGTTGGACATAAATTCTTTTGGGACAAGATTTGagattttcaaagaaatagaaaaaatcaaagaggCTATTAGAACTAATGGCCGCTCCCTGAATAGAGCTAGTAAGACCAATAACGCTAACATTTATAACCAATTGATGCCTCCCGCAAACGTTGACCAGAGAGCTTCCTACAGAGGCCATGTTAGAAAGACTTCACAGTCGTTAGAGGACCTTCCGTCACAACAGAATTTTATCCCCACTCCCAGAAATACTAGGAACTCCTCAGCTTCCAAGCACCGGCCTAAATCTTTAGTTTTTGATTCACAAGAGGCTAATGCTAATATAGCTCCAGATGTTCAAATTCCTCAGGTGGTAGAGGAAATGGCAGGTAATgaaaatttgtttgtttCTCCGAGGAGAGCCCCCAAACCCCCATCTTACCCTAGTCCAGCACAACCTCCAAAATCGCCCCTATTGAATAACACAAGGACGTCACCTTCTCCTGCTCAACTTTATTCATGGCAATCACCTACTTTATCTTTCTCAGGGCCTAAAAGAACTTCTTATATCGAtcaatattcttcatcagaTTCTAATTTCAATTCCCGTTCCGCACTCCCAAAGAACAACCAAGGCGGTGGGAAGGCGTTGTCACCTATTCCATCCCCCACCCGTAATTCTGTTAGAAATGAAGATAGTGAAGGCAAGCTAACATCGTCTTCGAAGAGGAATTCTGTCCCTTATTATGGATACGCTCCTGAATCTTCTTCGGATAGAAAATCCTCTTGTTCCAGCCATGAGGAAGAGCAGTTTCAAGAAACAATGAACACATTCGAAAGACCCACGTCCAGTATATACGCTGATGGATCTACCATTGCATCCATAAGTAATGACAAATTGGCACATGAGAAGGAggggaagaaaaaaccaACGAGACACTCgtcttcattatcttctaaatCAAAAAGCGATTCCAGGAGGAACTCGTCTTTAAAGAGAAGCAGCAGTGCATCGCGAACTAgttcattcaaaaaaagttcctTCATGCTAAGTCCCTTTAGGCAACAATTTACTGATAATGCTGCTCGCTCTTCAAGTCCTGAAGAGAATCCCATAACCTCAATGCCGTCAGAAAAAAACAGCTCACCGATAGTTGATAAAAAGTCTTCCAAAAAGAGTAGATCTAAAAGAAGATCAGTTAGCGCAAAGGAAGCTGAAATCTTTACCGAAACTGTGaaagatgataaaaataagaggTCTGCGAGTGAGGCTATTAAAGGTGAAACGCTCAAGGGCAAAAGCTTGCGTCAAATGACCGCTAGACCTGTagccaagaaaaagcaaacttCTGCATTTATAGAAGGTTTAAGGAGTATTAGTGTTAAAGAGGCAATGAAGGATGCTGACTTTTCTGGTTGGATGAGCAAGAAAGGCAGCGGTGCCATGAGTACTTGGAAGACGAGATTTTTCACATTGCATGGTACTAGATTGTCATACTTCAGCTCCACTACGGACACGAGAGAAAGAGGTCTTATCGACATTACTGCTCATCGCGTTGTGCCTGCTAAGGAAGATGATAAACTAGTTTCATTATATGCAGCCAGTACAGGTAAAGGACGGTATTGTTTCAAACTATTACCTCCGCAACCAGGATCAAAGAAAGGTTTGACATTTACACAACCTCGCACGCACTATTTTGCAGTAGataataaagaagagatGAGAGGTTGGATGGCTGCACTAATTAAAACCACCATTGATATCGACACATCAGTGCCAATTATCAGTTCCTATACAACACCTACGGTTTCCTTGAGCAAAGCGCAAGAGATGTTAGCAGAAGCGAGAGAAGAGACCAAGCTAAGGGAACAGCAAATGCTAGAGAACGAGGAAGATGAGGACCAGTTTTTATGGGATCAACAGCAGCttcaacagcagcaacatGACAATAATCAAGGGCAAGCTGATCGCACAATATCAGCGTCAACCCAACGAACTTCCGACGAGGATAATACTATATCTACTCCGAATTTGTCCTCTGCTAACAATACAACCATTGGCTCAAATGGATTTTCCAGTCCGTTCTTACTAGCTTCCGGATTGTTATCGCCTGGAGTGGCTCGCAATAGTAGTATGCGTGGAACAGAGAAAAAGGGTAAATTCTCAACGGAAGAGGATTACTTCGGGGATAATTCAAAACATAAAACCGacaaaatataa
- the SPR6 gene encoding Spr6p (hypothetical protein; expressed during sporulation; not required for sporulation, but gene exhibits genetic interactions with other genes required for sporulation) — translation MAVSNIWQSYSSSNLHWIYPLYTNNCSQNVKSSFTAEILLKRRCNDIQDILNDRMIELLLQGACDPNKQQNYLQGMSPSRKKKTHVKKFLKKQKKSRKPITLEHGCLSGPVTLRFGNFAGIRDLRGTRCPLHGIKHGVHPKPGERCACQQATLFPSPLARFSCDQSAVLGCAASSTRVYDSIADEFSSLYF, via the coding sequence ATGGCTGTTTCTAATATATGGCAATCGTACTCTTCCTCCAATTTACATTGGATTTATCCTCTGTATACCAATAACTGTTCACAAAATGTAAAGTCATCATTTACAGCagaaatattattgaaaagaagatgtAATGATATTCAAGATATACTTAATGACAGGATGATTGAATTGTTGCTACAGGGCGCGTGTGACCCAAATAAGCAGCAGAATTACCTTCAGGGGATGAGTCCAAGtaggaagaagaaaacccacgttaagaaatttttgaaaaagcaaaaaaaatcaaggaAACCAATCACTCTGGAGCATGGTTGCTTGTCAGGACCCGTGACTCTACGTTTCGGAAATTTTGCAGGAATCAGAGATTTGAGAGGTACCAGGTGCCCGCTCCACGGCATAAAACATGGTGTCCATCCAAAACCCGGGGAGAGGTGTGCATGTCAGCAAGCTACCCTCTTTCCAAGTCCACTAGCTCGGTTTAGTTGTGACCAGTCTGCTGTACTTGGTTGCGCTGCCTCCTCCACACGGGTCTATGACAGTATAGCCGATGAGTTTTCATCCCTATATTTTTAA
- the SLX8 gene encoding SUMO-targeted ubiquitin ligase complex subunit SLX8 (Subunit of Slx5-Slx8 SUMO-targeted ubiquitin ligase (STUbL) complex; role in proteolysis of spindle positioning protein Kar9, DNA repair proteins Rad52p and Rad57p; stimulated by SUMO-modified substrates; contains a C-terminal RING domain; forms nuclear foci upon DNA replication stress; required for maintenance of genome integrity like human ortholog RNF4) has product MARRPDNQNPEGENLRIKRVRLESVRQNDEEEENEVSRTQNIVTDNRHDSPEAVVEIIGERALENTSEEDGDDDLSLFRALEEDPGSDHNTSNNDSGNHDRETMHTEEPEASSGNNITLTNNVEELHTMDVLSQTANTPSASPMLDAAPPTTKPGTNSKEQTVDLTADAIDLDAEEQQVLQISDDDFQEETKEAPKEYGAAKDYRCPICFEPPETALMTLCGHVFCCPCLFQMVNSSRTCRQFGHCALCRSKVYLKDVRLIILRKKQVKKKVKS; this is encoded by the coding sequence ATGGCAAGAAGACCTGATAACCAAAATCCAGAAGGTGAAAATCTACGAATCAAAAGGGTAAGACTAGAGTCGGTCAGGCAGAACGAtgaggaggaagaaaatgaagtaTCGAGAACACAAAATATCGTCACAGATAACCGCCATGACAGCCCAGAGGCCGTAGTCGAAATCATTGGAGAGCGAGCTCTTGAGAATACTTCTGAGGAAgatggtgatgatgatttatCTCTCTTTAGAGCACTTGAAGAAGATCCAGGTAGCGACCATAACACCAGTAACAACGATTCTGGGAATCATGACAGGGAAACAATGCATACCGAAGAGCCAGAAGCAAGTTCTGGTAACAATATCACATTAACGAAtaatgttgaagaattgCACACAATGGACGTTCTTTCACAAACAGCAAACACTCCGAGTGCTTCCCCGATGCTTGACGCAGCACCGCCGACAACGAAACCTGGAACAAATAGTAAGGAACAAACTGTTGATTTAACTGCAGATGCCATAGACTTAGACGCTGAAGAGCAACAAGTGTTGCAAATATCAGATGACGACTTTCAGGAGGAAACCAAAGAAGCACCCAAAGAGTATGGTGCAGCCAAGGACTATCGCTGCCCGATTTGTTTTGAACCTCCAGAGACAGCCCTCATGACGTTATGTGGGCACGTCTTTTGTTGTCCATGCTTATTTCAAATGGTTAATAGCTCAAGAACATGTAGACAGTTCGGCCATTGCGCTCTTTGTAGAAGTAAAGTGTACTTAAAGGATGTGAGGTTAATTATTCTAAGGAAAAAGCAAGtcaagaagaaggtaaAAAGCTAG
- the RPL23B gene encoding 60S ribosomal protein uL14 RPL23B (Ribosomal 60S subunit protein L23B; homologous to mammalian ribosomal protein L23 and bacterial L14; RPL23B has a paralog, RPL23A, that arose from the whole genome duplication), whose amino-acid sequence MSGNGAQGTKFRISLGLPVGAIMNCADNSGARNLYIIAVKGSGSRLNRLPAASLGDMVMATVKKGKPELRKKVMPAIVVRQAKSWRRRDGVFLYFEDNAGVIANPKGEMKGSAITGPVGKECADLWPRVASNSGVVV is encoded by the exons ATGTCAGGTAACGGTGCTCAAGGTACAAAATTCAGAATTTCT tTAGGTTTACCAGTTGGTGCTATCATGAACTGTGCTGACAACAGTGGTGCCAGAAACTTGTACATCATTGCCGTCAAAGGTTCTGGTTCTAGATTGAACAGATTACCAGCCGCCTCTTTAGGTGACATGGTTATGGCCACTGTTAAAAAGGGTAAGCCAGAATTGAGAAAGAAGGTTATGCCAGCTATTGTTGTCCGTCAAGCTAAGTCTTGGAGAAGAAGAGACGGTGTCTTTTTGTACTTCGAGGACAATGCTGGTGTCATCGCTAATCCTAAGGGTGAAATGAAGGGTTCTGCCATTACTGGTCCAGTCGGTAAGGAATGTGCCGACTTATGGCCAAGAGTTGCTTCCAACTCTGGTGTTGTTgtttaa
- the SHO1 gene encoding osmosensor SHO1 (Transmembrane osmosensor for filamentous growth and HOG pathways; involved in activation of the Cdc42p- and MAP kinase-dependent filamentous growth pathway and the high-osmolarity glycerol (HOG) response pathway; phosphorylated by Hog1p; interacts with Pbs2p, Msb2p, Hkr1p, and Ste11p) codes for MSISSKIRPTPRKPSRMATDHSFKMKKFYADPFAISSISLAIVSWVIAIGGSISSASTNESFPRFTWWGIVYQFLIICSLMLFYCFDLVDHYRIFITTSIAVAFVYNTNSATNLVYADGPKKAAASAGVILLSIINLIWILYYGGDNASPTNRWIDSFSIKGIRPSPLENSLHRARRRGNRNTTPYQNNVYNDAIRDSGYATQFDGYPQQQPSHTNYVSSTALAGFENTQPNTSEAVNLHLNTLQQRINSASNAKETNDNSNNQTNTNIGNTFDTDFSNGNTETTMGDTLGLYSDIGDDNFIYKAKALYPYDADDDDAYEISFEQNEILQVSDIEGRWWKARRANGETGIIPSNYVQLIDGPEEMHR; via the coding sequence atgtCAATATCATCAAAGATAAGACCAACTCCTCGTAAACCTTCACGTATGGCTACCGACCATTCttttaaaatgaaaaaattttatgcCGATCCTTTCGCTATatcatcaatttctttgGCAATTGTATCGTGGGTCATCGCCATCGGGGGCTCCATCTCATCTGCATCCACCAATGAATCCTTCCCACGTTTTACTTGGTGGGGTATAGTATACCAATTTCTAATTATTTGTTCTTTAATGCTGTTCTATTGTTTTGATTTAGTCGATCATTACAGAATCTTCATCACCACATCTATTGCAGTGGCATTTGTGTATAATACAAACAGTGCAACGAATTTAGTGTATGCGGATGGTCCCAAGAAAGCTGCTGCTTCAGCAGGTGTCATCTTACTTTCCATCATAAATTTAATCTGGATTCTGTACTACGGCGGTGATAATGCTTCCCCAACCAATAGATGGATTGATTCGTTTTCCATTAAGGGTATCAGGCCTTCGCCATTAGAGAATTCTCTTCATAGAGCTCGTCGAAGAGGCAATAGGAACACAACGCCTTACCAAAATAATGTCTATAATGATGCTATACGAGACTCAGGCTACGCGACACAGTTTGATGGATATCCACAGCAGCAACCTTCTCACACAAATTATGTATCTTCTACGGCATTGGCTGGTTTTGAGAATACTCAGCCAAATACTTCAGAAGCCGTTAATCTTCACTTGAACACTCTACAACAACGTATCAATAGCGCAAGCAACGCGAAGGAAACCAATGATAATAGCAATAATCAAACCAATACTAATATAGGTAATACGTTCGATActgatttttcaaatggcAATACGGAAACTACGATGGGAGACACTTTGGGTCTGTATAGCGATATCGGTGATGATAATTTCATTTACAAGGCAAAAGCACTGTACCCATACGACGctgatgacgatgatgcTTACGAAATCTcatttgaacaaaatgaaatccTACAAGTCTCTGACATTGAAGGCAGATGGTGGAAGGCAAGAAGGGCAAACGGTGAAACAGGTATTATTCCAAGCAATTATGTTCAACTAATCGATGGTCCAGAAGAAATGCATCGTTAA
- the AVT6 gene encoding aspartate/glutamate transporter (Vacuolar aspartate and glutamate exporter; member of a family of seven genes (AVT1-7) related to vesicular GABA-glycine transporters; involved in compartmentalizing acidic amino acids in response to nitrogen starvation; AVT6 has a paralog, AVT5, that arose from the whole genome duplication) encodes MVASIRSGVLTLLHTACGAGILAMPYAFKPFGLIPGVIMIVLCGACAMQSLFIQARVAKYVPQGRASFSALTRLINPNLGIVFDLAIAIKCFGVGVSYMIVVGDLMPQIMSVWTRNAWLLNRNVQISLIMLFFVAPLSFLKKLNSLRYASMVAISSVAYLCVLVLLHYVAPSDEILRLKGRISYLLPPQSHDLNVLNTLPIFVFAYTCHHNMFSIINEQRSSRFEHVMKIPLIAISLALILYIAIGCAGYLTFGDNIIGNIIMLYPQAVSSTIGRIAIVLLVMLAFPLQCHPARASIHQILQHFAEENVSISATSADEPTVATESSPLIRDSSLDLNEVIEEESIYQPKETPLRGKSFIVITCSILVASYLVAISVSSLARVLAIVGATGSTSISFILPGLFGYKLIGTEHKTAVPLTTKIFKYTGLLLFIWGLIIMITCLTAALKLN; translated from the coding sequence ATGGTAGCTAGTATTAGATCAGGTGTGCTGACACTTTTACACACGGCGTGCGGTGCTGGTATCCTGGCCATGCCGTACGCATTCAAGCCGTTTGGATTAATTCCTGGAGTGATAATGATAGTGCTGTGTGGGGCGTGCGCTATGCAAAGCTTGTTCATACAAGCTCGTGTAGCTAAATACGTACCACAGGGGAGGGCCTCGTTCAGTGCTCTGACGCGGTTGATTAACCCAAATCTAGGTATTGTGTTTGACCTAGCGATCGCTATCAAGTGTTTTGGTGTGGGCGTCTCTTATATGATTGTAGTTGGGGATCTGATGCCCCAAATAATGTCTGTGTGGACCAGAAATGCTTGGCTGTTGAACAGGAACGTGCAAATTTCACTGATCATGCTTTTTTTCGTGGCCCCGCTGTCTTTTCTGAAGAAGTTGAATTCGTTGAGGTACGCTTCCATGGTGGCCATCTCTTCTGTAGCGTACTTGTGtgttttggtgttgttGCACTATGTAGCACCATCAGATGAGATTCTTCGCTTGAAAGGCCGGATCTCCTACCTCCTGCCACCACAATCGCATGATTTGAACGTGCTAAACACTCTTCCAATTTTTGTCTTTGCCTACACATGTCACCACAATATGTTTTCAATAATCAATGAGCAGAGGTCAAGCCGGTTCGAGCATGTGATGAAGATTCCACTGATAGCAATATCTTTGGCTCTCATCTTATATATTGCGATCGGCTGTGCTGGATACCTGACATTCGGCGACAACATCATTGGAAACATTATCATGCTGTACCCGCAAGCGGTCTCGAGCACCATCGGCAGAATAGCGATTGTGTTGTTGGTGATGCTGGCGTTCCCACTACAGTGTCATCCTGCAAGAGCTTCAATCCATCAGATTTTGCAACACTTCGCCGAGGAAAATGTAAGTATAAGTGCTACATCGGCGGATGAACCCACTGTTGCTACCGAAAGTTCTCCGTTGATTCGCGACAGTAGCCTTGACCTCAATGAGgtaattgaagaagaatctaTTTATCAGCCTAAGGAGACTCCATTGAGAGGCAAGAGCTTTATTGTTATAACGTGCAGCATTTTAGTTGCATCATATCTTGTCGCCATTTCGGTTTCCTCCTTGGCCCGTGTACTGGCCATTGTTGGGGCCACAGGCTCCActtctatttctttcattCTGCCCGGGCTCTTTGGCTACAAGCTTATAGGAACTGAGCACAAGACAGCCGTGCCATTGACGACAaagattttcaaatacACAGGTCTTCTCTTGTTTATCTGGGGGCTAATAATCATGATCACCTGCCTGACCGCAGCTTTGAAGCTAAACTAA
- the SCS2 gene encoding phosphatidylinositol-binding protein SCS2 (Integral ER membrane protein, regulates phospholipid metabolism; one of 6 proteins (Ist2p, Scs2p, Scs22p, Tcb1p, Tcb2p, Tcb3p) that connect the ER to the plasma membrane (PM); regulates PI4P levels by controlling access of Sac1p to PM substrate PI4P; interacts with FFAT motifs in Opi1p, Swh1p, Osh2p and Osh3p; role in NVJ integrity and micronucleophagy; role in telomeric silencing; VAMP-associated protein (VAP) homolog; SCS2 has a paralog, SCS22, that arose from the whole genome duplication) encodes MSAVEISPDVLVYKSPLTEQSTEYASISNNSDQTIAFKVKTTAPKFYCVRPNAAVVAPGETIQVQVIFLGLTEEPAADFKCRDKFLVITLPSPYDLNGKAVADVWSDLEAEFKQQAISKKIKVKYLISPDVHPAQNQNIQENKETVEPVVQDSEPKEVPAVVNEKEVPAEPETQPPVQVKKEEVPPVVQKTVPHENEKQTSNSTPAPQNQIKEAATVPAENESSSMGIFILVALLILVLGWFYR; translated from the coding sequence ATGTCTGCTGTTGAAATTTCCCCTGACGTGTTGGTGTATAAGTCTCCATTAACGGAGCAATCGACAGAATACGCTAGTATTTCCAACAATTCAGACCAAACCATTGCATTTAAGGTCAAGACCACAGCCCCAAAGTTTTACTGCGTGAGACCAAACGCCGCAGTTGTTGCTCCAGGTGAAACAATCCAGGTTCAAGTTATCTTCCTGGGTTTGACTGAAGAGCCTGCCGCAGACTTTAAGTGCCGTGACAAGTTCCTGGTTATCACGTTGCCTTCTCCTTACGACCTCAATGGCAAGGCTGTTGCAGATGTTTGGTCCGACTTGGAGGCTGAGTTCAAGCAACAGGCTATCTctaaaaagataaaagtcaaatatttgataagTCCAGATGTACACCCAGCACAGAACCAAAATATACAGGAAAACAAGGAAACTGTTGAACCAGTAGTCCAAGACAGTGAGCCAAAGGAAGTGCCTGCTGTGGTAAACGAAAAGGAGGTCCCTGCTGAACCGGAAACTCAACCTCCCGTCCAAgtaaagaaagaagaggtCCCACCTGTCGTTCAGAAAACCGTTCCtcatgaaaatgagaagCAAACGTCCAACAGCACTCCGGCCCCACAGAACCAGATAAAGGAAGCCGCAACCGTACCTGCAGAAAATGAATCATCCAGCATGGGTATATTCATATTGGTTGCACTCCTTATCTTGGTTTTAGGATGGTTCTACAGATAA
- a CDS encoding uncharacterized protein (hypothetical protein; may be involved in phosphatase regulation and/or generation of precursor metabolites and energy) translates to MGLSRWHDKNSRPAEEKSEEMQQDAHYYALAASDSLNASVSNEYGNQVMNSFWKVGIDSPYVDDEAIRNRDVENNLPSLKQSVYNANEPNATSSAFSTASYAHETFDFRNLKLR, encoded by the coding sequence ATGGGCTTATCGCGCTGGCACGACAAGAATTCAAGGCCAGCAGAGGAAAAGAGCGAAGAAATGCAACAGGATGCGCACTACTACGCCCTTGCGGCAAGTGATAGTTTAAATGCAAGTGTTTCTAACGAATATGGTAATCAAGTAATGAACTCGTTTTGGAAAGTGGGTATAGACTCTCCCTATGTGGACGATGAAGCAATTAGAAACAGAGATGTCGAAAATAACTTACCTTCTTTAAAGCAAAGTGTTTATAATGCTAATGAACCAAATGCTACCTCGTCTGCATTTTCAACCGCTTCATACGCACATGAAACTTTCGATTTTAGAAACCTTAAACTAAGATAA